From Brassica napus cultivar Da-Ae unplaced genomic scaffold, Da-Ae ScsIHWf_2276;HRSCAF=2934, whole genome shotgun sequence, a single genomic window includes:
- the LOC106379980 gene encoding chaperone protein dnaJ 11, chloroplastic-like translates to MFSSSSSFAHTIRLSPPLSPVSPPSRATRISPPLASASFSYTCAEDSPRLHQLQRRLTTATASLYEILEVPHGASPQDIKSAYRRLARICHPDVAGLDQTNSSSSGDEFMKIHAAYCTLSDLEKRSVYDRRMLRRSRPLTVSTSGMGSYVGRNWETDQCW, encoded by the coding sequence atgttttcttcttcttcttctttcgcTCATACAATCCGCCTCTCTCCCCCTCTCTCCCCCGTATCTCCGCCATCTCGCGCAACTCGGATATCGCCTCCTCTCGCATCCGCCTCTTTCTCCTACACCTGCGCGGAGGACTCTCCCAGACTGCATCAGCTACAGCGGCGTTTGACGACGGCCACCGCTTCGCTCTACGAGATTCTTGAGGTTCCTCACGGCGCGAGCCCCCAGGACATCAAATCGGCTTACCGGCGACTGGCCAGGATCTGCCATCCCGACGTGGCGGGACTTGATCAGACGAACTCTTCTTCTTCGGGGGATGAGTTCATGAAGATCCACGCGGCGTACTGTACGCTTTCTGATCTTGAGAAACGCTCTGTTTACGATCGGAGGATGCTTCGGCGGAGCCGTCCTTTGACCGTCAGTACCTCCGGGATGGGAAGTTACGTTGGTCGGAACTGGGAAACTGATCAGTGCTGGTAG